One window of Treponema denticola genomic DNA carries:
- a CDS encoding TetR/AcrR family transcriptional regulator, whose product MDKDKGKILADKDELNTRAKILRAAKQEFFTNGFADTNVRAIAEKAGVTTGALYNLFDNKDGIFEALVRGVFDEFLNIMAHRDVFDAENFGMKTSDLSAITELSQRRFLRMIDFFYGNWDAMKLIVCCSKGSSYERIFDKAIDITEKDTFQLLKLDGVKMSRRIRFFIHVMVTSHFENLKEIFYHNLKKSEAVKYVLDFNVYHCAGWKQYWMEQVKG is encoded by the coding sequence ATGGACAAGGATAAGGGAAAAATATTAGCCGATAAGGATGAGCTAAACACACGGGCAAAGATTTTACGCGCTGCAAAACAGGAGTTTTTTACCAACGGCTTTGCAGATACTAACGTGCGTGCCATTGCAGAAAAGGCGGGGGTTACGACAGGGGCACTGTATAACCTTTTTGATAATAAGGACGGTATATTCGAAGCTCTTGTACGCGGCGTGTTCGATGAATTCTTAAACATAATGGCACATCGTGATGTATTTGACGCTGAAAATTTCGGTATGAAAACGAGCGACCTTTCCGCAATTACTGAACTATCGCAACGCCGGTTTTTAAGAATGATAGATTTTTTTTACGGTAATTGGGATGCAATGAAACTGATTGTCTGCTGTTCAAAGGGAAGTTCCTATGAGCGTATTTTCGATAAGGCAATCGATATAACTGAAAAAGATACCTTTCAATTATTAAAACTCGACGGCGTTAAAATGTCGCGCCGTATACGGTTTTTTATTCATGTCATGGTAACGTCCCATTTTGAAAATTTAAAAGAGATCTTTTATCATAATTTGAAAAAATCGGAAGCGGTGAAATATGTGCTCGACTTTAATGTATACCATTGTGCCGGCTGGAAACAATATTGGATGGAACAAGTGAAAGGATGA
- a CDS encoding ABC transporter ATP-binding protein: MDTYKRLLKYTPEKKHCVYISIICSALGVACQMGAFWYLWKFLYAFLVTKSVMDGSFYATVIVALMLGYSFVYFASLWASHVLGFRLESNLRKEAIKHLMNASFAFFDVNNSGKIRKIIDDNAQETHMIVAHLIPDNVAALLTPILMFVIVFMVDIKLGILLSIIAIIGGVQMMFMMGNKNFMQKYMAALERMNSEAVEYVRGMQVVKIFKSTVESFKAFYTAITDYSDLAYKYTLSCRSPYVMFQVLFNLFAAFTIPAAIYFMNKGADGNLIIAKIVFYVCFAGVLFASFMRVMYVGMYNFQAKSVVDKLENLFTEMSKDNITHGTEEKFDNFGIEFKNVSFGYNEEKILKNVSFKLEPNKTYALVGSSGGGKSTIAKLISGFYRINEGEILIGGKNIALYSRNALMKNIAFVFQTSKLFKMSIFENVKMGNKDASDEDVMNALRLARCEDILAKFPEREKTLIGSKGVHLSGGEIQRVAIARAILKNADIIILDEASAAADPENEYEIQQAFSNLMKNKTVIMIAHRLSSIKNVDEVLVVEDGNIIERGSDKELMEKGGKYSKLQKLYSKANEWRF, translated from the coding sequence ATGGACACATATAAAAGATTGTTGAAATATACTCCTGAAAAAAAACATTGCGTGTATATTTCCATTATTTGCTCCGCTTTAGGCGTTGCTTGCCAAATGGGAGCATTTTGGTATTTATGGAAGTTTTTGTATGCCTTTTTGGTTACAAAAAGCGTTATGGACGGCTCGTTTTATGCAACGGTGATTGTCGCTCTTATGCTCGGTTACTCGTTCGTGTATTTCGCGTCTCTCTGGGCTTCGCATGTCTTGGGTTTCCGTCTTGAATCGAATTTACGAAAAGAGGCGATCAAACATTTGATGAATGCGTCCTTTGCTTTTTTCGATGTAAACAATTCGGGAAAGATTCGCAAAATCATCGATGACAATGCACAGGAAACGCACATGATTGTCGCTCACCTTATTCCCGACAATGTAGCAGCCCTTCTTACTCCGATTTTAATGTTCGTCATTGTTTTTATGGTAGACATAAAACTCGGTATCTTACTCAGCATTATCGCGATAATCGGCGGTGTGCAGATGATGTTTATGATGGGCAATAAGAACTTTATGCAGAAATACATGGCCGCCTTGGAAAGGATGAACAGCGAAGCGGTGGAGTATGTGCGCGGGATGCAGGTAGTAAAAATCTTTAAAAGCACGGTGGAATCATTTAAGGCATTTTATACGGCAATTACCGACTATTCCGATTTGGCATACAAGTACACGCTCAGCTGCCGAAGTCCCTATGTTATGTTTCAAGTGCTGTTCAATTTGTTTGCCGCCTTTACAATCCCTGCAGCAATTTATTTTATGAATAAGGGTGCGGACGGAAATCTCATCATTGCAAAAATCGTATTTTATGTATGCTTTGCAGGAGTTCTCTTTGCTTCTTTTATGCGTGTTATGTATGTCGGCATGTATAACTTTCAGGCAAAGAGCGTCGTAGACAAACTGGAAAATCTTTTTACCGAAATGAGCAAGGATAACATAACCCACGGAACGGAAGAAAAATTTGACAACTTCGGTATTGAATTTAAAAATGTTTCGTTCGGCTATAATGAAGAAAAGATTTTAAAGAATGTAAGCTTTAAACTTGAACCGAATAAAACATACGCCCTTGTCGGCTCATCGGGCGGAGGAAAGAGTACAATAGCAAAACTTATTTCAGGTTTTTATAGAATAAATGAAGGCGAGATTTTAATCGGCGGAAAAAATATTGCTTTATATTCAAGAAATGCTTTGATGAAAAACATCGCCTTTGTGTTTCAAACCTCGAAACTTTTTAAGATGAGCATTTTTGAAAACGTTAAAATGGGAAATAAGGATGCAAGCGATGAAGATGTCATGAATGCCCTTCGGCTTGCCCGCTGCGAAGACATTTTGGCAAAATTCCCCGAACGCGAAAAAACGCTTATCGGCTCTAAAGGCGTGCATTTATCGGGCGGAGAAATCCAGCGTGTTGCAATTGCCCGCGCTATTTTGAAAAATGCCGACATCATCATCTTGGACGAAGCCTCAGCTGCCGCCGACCCCGAAAACGAATACGAAATTCAGCAGGCGTTTTCCAATTTGATGAAAAACAAAACGGTAATCATGATTGCTCATAGATTAAGCTCGATTAAAAATGTCGACGAGGTTCTGGTTGTCGAAGACGGAAACATAATAGAACGAGGCAGCGACAAAGAGCTTATGGAAAAGGGCGGAAAATACAGCAAGCTGCAAAAACTGTATTCTAAGGCAAACGAGTGGCGCTTTTGA
- a CDS encoding methyltransferase family protein, producing the protein MSEQKNHLPVVGVGPIYVVPIIAVTVASIILTKLKIIPPTVSGFDLVFRIAGIMLIATGIYLWCSAVFMSRIDSKIKTNTLVTDGIYAHVRNPIYSAFLFACSGALLLVCNLYLLILPPVYWLYLTIFIKLTEEKWLLNLYGKEFEDYCKRVNRCIPSIWKRKN; encoded by the coding sequence ATGAGTGAACAAAAAAATCATTTGCCGGTTGTCGGTGTGGGGCCTATCTATGTTGTACCGATAATAGCCGTTACGGTTGCAAGTATTATTCTGACTAAGCTCAAAATTATTCCGCCTACAGTAAGCGGATTTGACTTGGTATTCCGTATTGCAGGCATTATGTTAATTGCAACAGGTATATACCTTTGGTGTTCGGCAGTATTTATGTCGCGAATTGACAGTAAAATAAAAACGAACACACTAGTTACTGATGGAATATATGCCCATGTCCGCAATCCCATTTATTCCGCATTTTTGTTTGCTTGTTCAGGTGCGCTTTTACTGGTCTGCAACTTATATCTGCTTATTCTGCCGCCAGTATACTGGCTTTACCTGACCATCTTTATAAAACTTACGGAAGAAAAATGGCTTTTAAACCTATACGGAAAAGAATTCGAAGACTATTGCAAACGAGTAAACCGTTGTATTCCGTCAATATGGAAAAGAAAAAATTAA
- a CDS encoding ABC transporter ATP-binding protein — MTRKLQKLFAVTEHGARDLVTASVWSVFSNIAYILPMFLIMFFLQGYFEGSLKTAYFYTGVIAVLAVVMYILLHINYNTLYTVTFKECKELRIEIANRLKALPLAYFSKHDISDLSQAVMADVATLEHALSHAIPQTIGLVIYLAIIGTMMIIAHPALGLCVFAPIVVSFILLILSKKIQVRETTRDFHKQRQRSEFFQETIELQQEIKSYGRTDTVAEKLNRNVDEAEKLHLSVEAHQAIPLNIAMAALKFSVGITVFFGLKMYLAGTASLLYFIGYVIAASRIIDAVAAVEANLAEIMYIDSRVKRINELRETEVQEGSPANLQKYGIEFKDVEFSYNDGQKIIDGISFTAEQNQVTALVGPSGCGKTTVLRLASRLYDYNKGQILIDGKDIAKIDTDSLFEKISIVFQDVGLFNTSIMENIRVGNKNATDEEVKEAARLANCTEFIEALPESWNTFVGENGSRLSGGERQRLSIARAFLKNAPIIILDEISASLDVENEMKIQESLNKLIKDKTVIIISHRLKSVENADKIIVMNEGKIEAEGKHSDLLQKSELYKNMIDKSTATEKWVY, encoded by the coding sequence ATGACACGAAAATTACAAAAATTATTTGCAGTTACCGAGCATGGTGCTCGGGATTTGGTTACAGCATCGGTATGGTCGGTGTTTTCTAACATCGCCTATATCCTGCCGATGTTTTTGATTATGTTTTTTTTGCAGGGCTACTTTGAAGGCTCGCTTAAAACGGCTTACTTTTATACCGGTGTTATTGCGGTTCTTGCTGTGGTAATGTATATTCTTTTACACATAAATTACAACACGCTGTACACGGTAACTTTTAAAGAATGTAAGGAACTGCGTATCGAAATTGCAAACCGCTTAAAAGCATTACCGCTTGCATATTTTTCCAAGCACGATATTTCAGATTTGTCGCAAGCCGTTATGGCGGATGTTGCAACTCTTGAACACGCATTGAGCCACGCCATTCCGCAAACAATAGGACTGGTAATTTATCTTGCAATTATCGGCACAATGATGATTATAGCCCATCCTGCCTTGGGGCTTTGTGTCTTTGCACCGATAGTAGTAAGTTTTATCCTGCTTATTTTATCAAAGAAAATTCAAGTGCGGGAAACCACAAGAGACTTCCACAAACAAAGACAGCGTTCCGAATTTTTTCAGGAAACGATTGAGCTTCAACAGGAAATTAAAAGCTACGGCCGCACAGATACGGTTGCAGAAAAATTAAACCGCAATGTCGATGAGGCTGAAAAACTTCACCTATCGGTTGAAGCCCATCAAGCGATTCCGCTCAATATCGCAATGGCGGCACTCAAGTTTTCGGTCGGGATAACGGTCTTTTTCGGTTTAAAAATGTACTTAGCCGGAACCGCCTCTCTTCTGTATTTTATCGGCTATGTCATTGCAGCCTCGCGCATTATCGACGCAGTTGCAGCTGTCGAAGCAAACCTTGCAGAGATTATGTACATCGATTCACGCGTTAAGCGTATCAATGAGCTGCGCGAAACCGAGGTACAGGAAGGCTCTCCTGCAAACCTACAAAAATACGGCATCGAATTTAAGGATGTTGAGTTTTCGTATAATGATGGGCAAAAAATTATCGACGGCATTTCTTTTACCGCCGAACAAAATCAGGTTACGGCTCTTGTCGGTCCTTCGGGCTGCGGAAAAACTACCGTACTCCGTTTGGCCTCTCGCCTCTATGATTACAACAAGGGACAGATTCTCATCGATGGAAAGGACATTGCAAAAATCGACACCGACAGTCTTTTTGAAAAGATTTCGATTGTATTCCAAGATGTAGGTTTATTCAATACATCGATTATGGAAAATATCCGCGTCGGAAATAAAAATGCTACTGATGAAGAAGTAAAGGAAGCCGCCCGTCTTGCAAACTGTACCGAGTTTATTGAAGCCCTGCCCGAAAGCTGGAATACCTTTGTCGGAGAAAACGGCAGCCGTCTTTCAGGAGGAGAACGTCAGCGTCTTTCGATAGCCCGCGCCTTCTTAAAAAATGCACCCATCATTATCTTGGACGAAATCAGTGCATCCCTCGATGTAGAAAACGAAATGAAGATTCAAGAAAGCTTAAATAAACTTATCAAAGATAAAACAGTTATCATCATTTCGCATAGATTAAAGTCCGTCGAAAATGCAGATAAAATTATCGTCATGAACGAAGGCAAAATAGAAGCTGAAGGCAAACACTCGGACCTTTTGCAAAAATCCGAATTGTACAAAAACATGATTGATAAGTCTACAGCCACAGAAAAATGGGTGTATTAG
- a CDS encoding ABC transporter transmembrane domain-containing protein, protein MKKLSNLEKSFIFFALLFLIFSAAAVTAFSWLSGKIADAAVSKDIEKIIIFVSAYFVAILVRGGAHGLYSYFFGRFKTNRLKLLRQGLFHSWVKADYEEFYNIEEGKKISYYQQQLPSLEGIYYQSFYGMGQILMETVFASALFLYVNIKLAIAGLFFIFITSIIPQVFKKLLDKTQSESIESVNEHMGEFSDWLKGFEVIKNYGSEGRFQNLLNKSVEKLAKKQFSVSAANDASQSLSFFASQLSIIAVAFYGVYMINKNELSIAEFMMANGLVVQLRSQVYYISMYVNRFIMSKVTLEGYKTLIVKEPEEEKIEAEISSGDISFNDVSYSYSELPVLQNVNKKFTDKGIHIIYGESGSGKSTAMKILLGLLKPKGGNIVLDGKNIHSIKNRSDLISFLAQEAVFFDDTLKNNLTLGEDIAEEKIFGLMEKLGLEKFANNEALNMDFTHIENKFSGGELKRLSFVRTLLRDTPVVIFDEPFANIDAQNIERVEDLILSLDDKKVFIVTHQLNERIKEKAASLWKIGA, encoded by the coding sequence ATGAAGAAGCTGTCTAATCTTGAAAAATCGTTTATATTTTTTGCTCTTCTATTTTTAATTTTTTCGGCAGCGGCCGTTACGGCTTTTTCATGGCTAAGCGGAAAAATAGCCGATGCTGCCGTAAGCAAGGATATTGAAAAAATAATTATCTTTGTATCTGCATATTTTGTTGCAATACTGGTGAGGGGAGGAGCTCACGGGCTTTACTCTTATTTTTTCGGAAGATTTAAAACAAACCGTTTGAAACTTTTACGGCAAGGTCTTTTCCATTCTTGGGTAAAAGCCGACTATGAAGAATTCTATAATATTGAAGAAGGAAAGAAAATTTCTTATTATCAACAGCAGCTTCCTTCTCTCGAAGGGATATACTATCAATCCTTCTATGGAATGGGACAGATTCTTATGGAAACGGTTTTTGCTTCTGCCTTATTTTTATATGTTAATATAAAATTAGCTATTGCGGGGCTCTTTTTTATTTTTATTACTTCGATTATTCCTCAAGTTTTTAAAAAGCTCTTGGATAAAACTCAATCCGAATCCATAGAAAGCGTAAATGAGCACATGGGAGAATTTTCCGATTGGTTAAAAGGCTTTGAGGTAATAAAAAATTACGGAAGCGAAGGCCGTTTTCAAAACCTCTTAAATAAATCGGTAGAAAAGCTGGCAAAAAAACAATTTTCGGTTTCAGCAGCAAATGATGCATCACAGAGTCTTTCATTTTTTGCATCTCAATTAAGTATAATTGCAGTTGCTTTTTACGGCGTTTATATGATTAATAAAAATGAATTAAGCATAGCGGAGTTTATGATGGCTAACGGCTTGGTTGTACAGCTAAGGTCTCAAGTTTATTATATCTCTATGTATGTGAACCGCTTTATTATGAGTAAGGTTACCCTTGAAGGTTATAAGACCTTGATAGTTAAGGAACCGGAAGAAGAAAAGATTGAAGCTGAAATTTCTTCGGGCGATATATCGTTTAATGATGTAAGTTATTCTTATAGCGAGCTGCCTGTTCTTCAAAATGTAAATAAAAAATTTACCGATAAGGGAATACATATCATTTACGGAGAAAGCGGAAGCGGAAAATCTACGGCGATGAAAATTCTTTTAGGTCTATTAAAGCCTAAAGGCGGAAACATAGTATTGGATGGAAAAAATATTCATTCCATAAAAAACAGGTCAGACCTTATTTCGTTTTTAGCCCAAGAAGCCGTTTTCTTTGATGATACTTTAAAAAACAATTTAACATTAGGCGAAGATATTGCAGAAGAAAAAATATTCGGCTTAATGGAAAAATTAGGCTTGGAAAAATTCGCGAATAATGAAGCCTTAAATATGGATTTTACCCACATCGAAAACAAATTTTCAGGCGGTGAGTTAAAGCGTTTAAGCTTTGTGCGCACCCTCTTGAGGGATACGCCTGTAGTAATTTTCGACGAACCCTTTGCAAATATAGACGCTCAAAATATAGAAAGAGTCGAAGACCTTATTTTAAGTCTAGATGATAAAAAAGTTTTTATAGTAACCCATCAGCTTAACGAGAGGATCAAAGAAAAAGCTGCTTCCCTCTGGAAGATAGGAGCTTGA
- a CDS encoding ABC transporter transmembrane domain-containing protein → MFRFIIKRKVYFVLFFVLSGIDLFFTMKLQLWKGQLLDTALGKTAYSLYTLMLLCLGAMVFASLFSYLYSLVKSKLVVTAEADLRKTYFDALLKKTMGEYINIPEGKISADYTDKIDVISGQYFYVWTALTDNALIFSVTVITLLTINIQAAIVTVLLLMIPLIVPTVLKKILAKVSKEKMEAVEKHFSAVRTWLKGIDIIKVFSCEQYIIFRYDKINEFLRKKQMDAINVSCLEIGVSFFVSAIVNLLMTAYCAYYVYKGVFSIGEFYTIMSLIGILSRPMYWTANLLKTFFSSRPVRDAMIEFIDAKTETGEIGNLNGFNIDAVDLSFSYNEKKVLNNTDFTFKQNEKILILGESGSGKSTIMRLLLGMYAPDSGSLTIGGAAPKKIKNIADIISIQQQEAYIFKMNLLDNLFLDKDISEERVKDVLDSLGLNKYTQDKYLKETVIGETYGFSGGEKKRISIARAVLHKRPIMIFDEPLANIDNENIERVKKIIFGIKDSTVIIISHIADAETKKMFDRIYKFDTTERRLYEEAV, encoded by the coding sequence TTGTTTAGGTTTATCATAAAACGAAAAGTATATTTTGTGCTTTTTTTTGTTTTAAGCGGAATCGATTTGTTTTTTACGATGAAGCTTCAACTATGGAAGGGGCAGCTTCTTGATACGGCCTTAGGGAAAACCGCTTATTCTCTTTATACCTTGATGCTCTTGTGTTTAGGAGCGATGGTCTTTGCTTCTTTATTTTCTTATCTTTACAGTCTTGTAAAATCGAAACTTGTGGTAACTGCCGAGGCAGATTTACGGAAAACTTATTTTGATGCTCTTCTTAAAAAAACGATGGGAGAATATATCAATATCCCTGAAGGAAAAATAAGTGCCGATTATACGGATAAGATAGATGTTATAAGCGGTCAGTATTTTTATGTTTGGACGGCTTTGACCGACAATGCCTTGATATTCTCGGTAACGGTAATAACCCTTTTGACAATAAATATACAGGCGGCAATTGTTACTGTTCTCTTATTAATGATTCCTCTTATTGTTCCGACTGTTTTAAAAAAGATTTTGGCTAAGGTTTCAAAGGAAAAGATGGAAGCAGTCGAAAAACATTTTTCAGCCGTGAGAACCTGGTTAAAAGGAATTGATATTATAAAAGTCTTTTCTTGTGAGCAGTATATAATTTTCAGATACGATAAGATAAACGAATTTTTGAGAAAAAAACAAATGGATGCTATAAATGTAAGTTGTCTTGAGATAGGGGTAAGTTTTTTTGTATCGGCTATCGTTAATTTGCTTATGACGGCTTATTGTGCATATTATGTTTATAAAGGTGTTTTTTCTATCGGAGAGTTTTATACCATAATGAGCCTAATCGGGATTCTGTCCAGGCCCATGTATTGGACTGCGAATTTATTAAAGACTTTCTTTTCTTCCCGTCCTGTCCGTGATGCAATGATTGAATTTATAGATGCTAAAACGGAAACAGGCGAAATAGGAAACTTAAACGGATTTAACATTGATGCTGTAGACTTATCGTTTTCATATAATGAAAAGAAGGTTTTAAATAATACCGATTTTACATTTAAGCAAAACGAAAAAATTTTGATCCTAGGAGAATCGGGTTCAGGAAAGTCTACGATAATGCGGCTCCTTTTGGGAATGTATGCTCCGGATTCCGGTTCGCTTACAATAGGCGGAGCTGCTCCGAAAAAAATAAAAAATATTGCCGATATAATTTCGATTCAGCAGCAAGAAGCCTATATCTTTAAAATGAATCTCTTGGATAATTTATTTTTAGATAAAGACATAAGCGAAGAAAGAGTAAAAGATGTTCTTGATTCCTTAGGTTTAAATAAGTACACGCAAGATAAATATTTAAAAGAAACCGTCATAGGGGAAACTTACGGTTTTTCAGGCGGAGAAAAAAAGCGCATAAGTATTGCAAGAGCTGTTTTGCATAAACGCCCGATAATGATATTCGATGAACCTCTTGCCAATATAGATAATGAAAATATTGAACGGGTAAAAAAAATAATTTTCGGTATAAAGGATTCTACCGTAATAATTATTTCGCACATTGCAGATGCAGAAACAAAAAAAATGTTTGATCGAATTTATAAATTTGATACAACCGAAAGGAGATTATATGAAGAAGCTGTCTAA
- a CDS encoding MATE family efflux transporter, protein MENEKQKEFILNGNLWKVIFDLSWPAVIAMILLGANNVLDGIFVGHFAEEGAFAGISVALPPLITIIGLGILIGSGAGTLSSIAIGAEDKNIQKKILGNVNFLTLIISVIVMTLGFLFSEQTLFLMGGRGDALIHGGKYYRTILWGTPIWIYAIALNNLIRSEGKMKTAAAIMGISLLVNGCANYTLMVIFNFGIKGAAIGTNIGMAVQAVIDTVYFAKKKIDSPVSIFTIRMDGEIISKIISMGLAGFIMQFMGTIQMLLVLNVLNHYGSQDDIAFYGIITRIFSFILQPIGGFMFALSPIIGINFGADKTERLISAFKRFVFAAIVLIAPLWILMLIFPQTAVSLMMKNPHLNIHNISYFRIYMALLPVMPLVFFALAFFPAVNKGKISSILGILQQIVFYIPVMLILPVFTGIAGIYYGTFLIEMLSAIPISILIIREFKLLRSGITKWQKN, encoded by the coding sequence ATGGAAAATGAAAAACAAAAAGAATTTATTTTAAACGGAAACTTGTGGAAAGTTATTTTTGATCTTTCATGGCCTGCCGTTATTGCAATGATTTTACTGGGAGCAAACAATGTGTTGGACGGAATCTTTGTCGGACATTTTGCCGAAGAAGGTGCCTTTGCGGGTATCTCGGTAGCCCTGCCTCCACTCATAACGATAATAGGTTTAGGCATTCTCATCGGCTCGGGAGCCGGAACTCTTTCAAGTATTGCAATCGGTGCGGAAGATAAAAATATTCAAAAAAAGATTTTAGGCAATGTCAATTTTTTGACACTTATAATAAGTGTAATCGTGATGACTTTAGGCTTTCTTTTTTCGGAGCAAACTCTTTTTTTAATGGGCGGCAGAGGCGATGCCCTAATACATGGAGGCAAATACTACCGCACCATTTTATGGGGCACTCCGATTTGGATATATGCCATTGCTCTTAACAACCTCATCCGTTCCGAAGGAAAAATGAAAACCGCAGCGGCAATTATGGGGATAAGCCTGCTTGTAAATGGATGTGCAAATTATACACTTATGGTAATTTTTAATTTCGGCATAAAAGGTGCTGCCATAGGAACAAATATCGGTATGGCAGTACAGGCTGTCATCGATACAGTTTATTTTGCAAAAAAGAAAATCGATTCTCCTGTTTCCATATTTACAATCAGAATGGACGGCGAAATTATATCTAAGATTATTTCGATGGGATTAGCAGGTTTTATAATGCAGTTTATGGGAACGATCCAAATGCTTTTAGTTTTAAATGTATTAAACCACTACGGCTCACAGGACGACATTGCCTTTTACGGAATCATTACCCGCATTTTTTCATTTATACTACAGCCGATAGGAGGTTTCATGTTTGCCCTCTCCCCCATAATAGGAATAAATTTCGGAGCAGATAAGACGGAACGCCTTATTTCAGCCTTTAAGAGATTTGTATTTGCAGCCATTGTTTTGATAGCTCCATTATGGATTTTAATGCTTATCTTTCCTCAAACAGCGGTTTCCTTGATGATGAAAAATCCTCACTTAAATATTCACAATATTTCCTATTTTAGAATTTACATGGCTCTCCTTCCGGTTATGCCCCTAGTATTTTTTGCCCTAGCTTTTTTTCCTGCCGTCAACAAAGGAAAAATCAGTTCAATATTGGGAATTTTACAGCAAATCGTTTTTTACATTCCGGTAATGTTAATCCTTCCTGTATTTACCGGTATTGCAGGGATCTATTATGGTACATTTCTAATTGAAATGTTAAGTGCAATACCCATATCTATTTTGATAATACGGGAATTCAAGCTTTTGAGATCGGGCATCACCAAATGGCAAAAAAATTAA